The Pseudomonas sp. SCA2728.1_7 DNA segment GCCAGCGTGGACTGGGCTTTCGGTTCAGGACTGCTCATGGTGATCCGCGCAATTCAGTGAGGCGGCGATGATATCACACGCGTTTTTGCCCCGATAAACATGACTTCAAGCCAGCCTTCGACCAAGTCGGTTAAGATACCCCGCTAATGATGGGGAGCCGGACATGCAAGCGATTGATCACAGCACTTACGAGGCACTGCGCAAAGGTGCACACGTATTGGAGGCCGACGGTTCCGGCGACAAGGTGCTCAGATTGGCCGATGGACGCATGCTCAAACTGTTCCGCCGCAAGCGGCTGCTCAGTTCGGCGCTGTTCTACCCCTATGCACAACGCTTTGCCGACAACACCCGGGCACTCGAACAACGCGGCATTCTCTGCCCGAAAGTGATCGCGGTGTATCGCATCCCGAGCATCGAACGTGACTGCGTGTATTACAGCCCGCTGCAAGGCAATACGGTGCGTCAGTTACAAAGCACTGGCGAAGAGGCTGACTCACTGCGATTCCAGCTGGGCGGGTACTTCGCACTGCTGCACGAAAAAGGTGTGTACTTTCGATCGCTGCACTTCGGCAATGTCGTGCTCACCCCGGACAGCCATTTGGGCCTGATCGATATCGCCGACCTGCGCTGCCAGAAGCGCGCGCTCAGCGACAGCAAACGCCTGCGCAACTTCGCGCACTTGCTGCGCTACAAGGAAGACCGCCAATGGCTGCTCGGCGATGACGCCGGCGACGCGTTTATCGAAGGTTACCGGCAGGCCTTGCCGAGCAATCGACAAGCGCCGCTGATCTCACGCCTGCGTCCGCTGCTCGGTTAATCCTCAGGGGCCGATGACCACTACGGTGGCACCTTTGCGATTGGCGAAATGTTCAATGATGCGCAACTTGTGCGCCGCCAACCAATCACTCAGCCACGGCTCGTCGCCTTTGGCCTCGATGAGGAAATACTGATAGTCGTCAGCGTGGGCAGCCGACATCGCTTCCTCTGCGGTCAGTACCGGCATCACGTAGCCGCGACCGGCGTAATAGCTGATCCGCCCATCCTCGAAATAGGTGTTCGCTCCTGGCTCGACATGGGTGGATAACCAGCGGCCTGCCTCGATGTAATGCGTTTTGCCGGCCCCGGTGGAAATGACGTTCGACAGCATCACCAACAGCCCCAGAATCACCAGCCACCGGCCCCAACGCGGAAACTCGCGAACGAACGCCGCCAGCCCCATCGCCAGCACGGGCACAAATAACAGATTCAGAAAGCTCAGATAGCGCGCGTTCATGAACTGCTGCTTGATGAAAAACAGCACCAGCACCACCAGATACAGCAACGCCGCCCAGGCAAAAGGACGATAGTCGCGCCAGTAGATACCCAGAACCCCCCAGTTGCGCCGCAGGAAGAAGGGAACGACGAATGGTCCCATCAACTTCACGAAACTGATGGCCATGGTCCCCAGGATGCCAAAGAAAATGATCCGCCCGGCTTCATCCTGGGAGTACTTGTTGACAAGCGTGCTGGCAAACTGATCACAGAGCATCTGAAAGGAGGCAAACACACTGTGCGGCGCAATCATGTCCAGATACAGCATCACGCGCGCCGACATGAGCACGCCTGAGACCGAAACGGCCAGCAGCCCCAAAATCGGTAGCAGGGAAAACTGGAAGAATTGTATCCGTCGGGTCGACGACCACAGATTGGGCAACTGCCACAGGGCTAACGCCGGCACCAACAGCAAGGCTTCCAGCCGGAACAAGGCTGCCGCGACGATGGCCAGGTGAATGAATGCCGCCCGCAGCCAGCCACCCCGAGCCTGCCAGCGCAGCGCGAGCCAGAGCGTCAGTGTGCAGAAGAACCAGAAACCGCATTCACGGATGATGTCATTTCGAAAGGCATTCACCGCCGGCATGGCCAATACCACCAGACACGCCCAACGGGTGATCTGCGCAGATCGCTGGCGAACGCAGTCCACCATCAGCGCGCTGGTGCCGGCCAGAAAGAGCGCGCACCAAAGATAGGCGCTCAGTTCGAGCGGCAAATGCAGGACGGTATGCGTACCGGCAAGCAGAAAGGAAAACCAGGGCCAGTCGAAAGCAGCCCAGGCCACATTGGGCCCGTGCTCGGTGACCTGTTGCGCAATATCAATGTACAGCGCGGCATCACGCCCCACTGTCGCGGTGCCCAATACCGCTATCAGCGATAGCAGCACACTGCCCAAAAACGCCAGCCAGACCGGGTATTCGTCGATGATTCTGGAGACTCGAGTTGCCACGCTACCGCCCGTACCTTTCACCCAGCCACCTCACCGACATCCGTTACAAGGTCCGCGCACGTCGCCGCGACCCGCTTACCGAAACAGCAACCGCAAAGCCTTGCGGGTATATGACCAGCGTGAAAACGTACGCCAGTCAGCACGCAAGGCCTGAAAATAGAACGACTTGGCCAGCTTGTACTCACCATGGGAATAACAGTCGCGAAACAACGATAGACAGCGCTGCGCCAGGAACGCCTGACGCAGATCCCCCATTTCCTCGGGCATGCGTCGTGCGGAGAAAACTTCGCTGACGACCTGCTCCGTACCGGCGGCAAGACTTTGGCGTAAATCATGGCGCATGCTATCGGCATGCTTGTAGATCAACGCCAAAGGCTTGTCCAGAACGCTGCAAGGGTAACGCGCCAGCACTTGAGCAAACACCGGCAGGTCTTCGACATTACGCAAATGTTCCGGGTAATTACCCAAAACGAACACATCGCGATGCATTGCGCAGGCACCGTTTGAAATCGACACCGTCTTGTTCAGCAGGTAACCCTGCAGGCGCTGGCGAGGGGTCACAGGCAAAGGCCTGGCCGCCT contains these protein-coding regions:
- a CDS encoding glycosyltransferase family A protein; this encodes MTETLISVVIPVYNYARTLPRAVESVLAQLDEATADLLVIDDGSTDDTPEVVEQLLLKHGGRFRALRKSNGGLSSVRNRGLEETTGQYLVFLDSDDEMAPGALAELSQHIASHPQSLMVIGAHWSVFADGRRSLQAARPLPVTPRQRLQGYLLNKTVSISNGACAMHRDVFVLGNYPEHLRNVEDLPVFAQVLARYPCSVLDKPLALIYKHADSMRHDLRQSLAAGTEQVVSEVFSARRMPEEMGDLRQAFLAQRCLSLFRDCYSHGEYKLAKSFYFQALRADWRTFSRWSYTRKALRLLFR
- a CDS encoding toluene tolerance protein, translated to MQAIDHSTYEALRKGAHVLEADGSGDKVLRLADGRMLKLFRRKRLLSSALFYPYAQRFADNTRALEQRGILCPKVIAVYRIPSIERDCVYYSPLQGNTVRQLQSTGEEADSLRFQLGGYFALLHEKGVYFRSLHFGNVVLTPDSHLGLIDIADLRCQKRALSDSKRLRNFAHLLRYKEDRQWLLGDDAGDAFIEGYRQALPSNRQAPLISRLRPLLG